The proteins below come from a single Rhizobium sp. BT04 genomic window:
- a CDS encoding NfeD family protein: MLAKIIAELGPWSWWVAGLVLLAAEMIVPGFFLVWIGLAALIVGALSLLFWDSAFWVWELQAILFALLAVATTFAGRRLTLRNAETDEPFLNQRGESLVGRTATLHEPIREGRGRIRLDDTLWQVMGPDLPVGTQVKVVSCHGRDLRVEPI, from the coding sequence ATGCTGGCGAAGATCATCGCCGAACTCGGACCGTGGAGCTGGTGGGTCGCCGGCCTCGTGCTGCTCGCCGCGGAAATGATCGTTCCCGGCTTCTTCCTGGTCTGGATCGGTCTTGCCGCCCTGATCGTCGGCGCACTGTCGCTGCTCTTCTGGGACAGTGCCTTCTGGGTCTGGGAGTTGCAGGCCATCCTCTTTGCGCTGCTTGCCGTCGCCACGACCTTCGCCGGCCGCCGCCTGACGCTGCGCAATGCCGAAACCGACGAGCCTTTCCTCAATCAGCGCGGCGAGAGCCTCGTCGGCCGCACGGCAACGCTGCACGAGCCGATCCGCGAGGGCCGCGGCCGCATTCGCCTCGACGATACGTTATGGCAGGTGATGGGACCCGATCTTCCTGTGGGAACGCAGGTGAAGGTGGTTTCGTGTCACGGCCGCGACTTGAGGGTCGAGCCGATCTGA
- a CDS encoding outer membrane beta-barrel protein produces MGQPKQTSSVTPLRAMSRAVSFAAFGCLLLSQTAALAQSASAGTANSRAAASENDRATNNAASAAGFDDETGDTAIPTANGTTANADDAQRPAIPDAQSGDDITGSILDEDIRRLNTREAPIDETLPRRRAAESASAAETPGIPIGTFVLRPSVTESINTETTKDGNTRQRRAFLETDAAATLTSDWGRHQLTVTSEGAWQRNISGEGEEQPSFKVNGDLRLDLPDDTVAHLTAGYNFYREDTDDPDAIADASQQSDVQEFTAGASVQRDFGILRGTTALALSRSIYSDATLSNGTTVALSDRDQTTGTLRGRVGYELSPALIPFIEASIGRTVYDETRDSAGYERSGHSYGAKAGVEVDLGEKLKGEVGVGYEMANFEDSRLSSIDTATLDASLLWSPIRGTDVNLDLQTSIQPSTTAGESGYVSHALTTTVTHQLRDNLVGTMIGGVTWRDYPTDSTINDELVYTASTGLTWNINRYLDLTSTLGYELTTRKEGTDSQQWRAGVGLKLKR; encoded by the coding sequence ATGGGCCAGCCAAAACAGACGAGCAGTGTGACGCCGCTCCGCGCCATGAGCCGTGCCGTCTCTTTTGCTGCGTTCGGCTGCTTGCTTCTCAGCCAGACGGCAGCCCTAGCGCAGTCCGCCTCGGCAGGCACGGCAAACAGCCGCGCCGCCGCCTCCGAGAACGATCGCGCCACGAACAACGCCGCATCCGCCGCCGGTTTCGATGACGAGACCGGCGATACCGCCATTCCCACGGCAAACGGCACGACCGCGAATGCGGACGATGCCCAGAGGCCCGCCATACCCGACGCGCAATCCGGCGACGACATTACCGGCTCCATCCTCGACGAGGACATCCGCCGGCTGAACACCCGCGAAGCGCCGATCGACGAGACGCTGCCGCGCCGCAGGGCTGCCGAAAGCGCCTCGGCAGCCGAGACGCCGGGCATTCCGATCGGCACGTTCGTGCTCCGCCCGAGCGTCACCGAGAGCATCAACACCGAGACCACCAAGGACGGAAATACCAGGCAGCGGCGCGCCTTCCTCGAAACCGATGCGGCCGCGACCCTGACCTCCGACTGGGGCCGGCACCAGCTGACCGTAACCTCGGAAGGCGCCTGGCAGCGGAATATCAGCGGCGAAGGCGAAGAGCAGCCGTCCTTCAAGGTCAATGGCGACCTCAGGTTGGACCTTCCCGACGATACGGTTGCCCATCTTACCGCCGGTTATAATTTCTACCGGGAAGATACAGACGACCCCGACGCCATTGCCGATGCCTCGCAGCAATCCGACGTGCAGGAGTTCACCGCCGGCGCCTCCGTCCAACGCGATTTCGGCATCCTGCGCGGCACGACGGCCCTGGCGCTGAGCCGCTCGATCTATTCCGATGCCACGCTTTCGAACGGCACGACCGTTGCCCTCAGCGACCGAGACCAGACGACGGGCACGCTGCGCGGCCGCGTCGGCTATGAGCTGTCACCCGCGCTCATCCCCTTCATCGAAGCCTCGATCGGCCGTACCGTCTATGACGAAACGCGCGACTCCGCCGGTTATGAACGTTCCGGCCATAGCTATGGCGCCAAGGCGGGCGTCGAGGTCGATCTCGGCGAAAAACTGAAGGGTGAAGTCGGTGTCGGCTACGAGATGGCAAATTTCGAAGACAGCCGCCTGTCGTCGATCGACACGGCCACGCTCGATGCGAGCCTGCTCTGGTCGCCGATCCGGGGCACCGACGTCAATCTCGACCTGCAGACGAGCATCCAGCCCTCGACCACAGCAGGCGAAAGCGGCTACGTCTCGCACGCGCTGACGACGACGGTCACCCATCAGCTGCGCGACAATCTGGTCGGGACGATGATCGGCGGGGTGACGTGGCGCGATTATCCCACCGACAGCACCATCAACGACGAACTCGTCTATACCGCGTCGACCGGACTGACCTGGAATATCAACCGTTATCTCGATCTGACCAGCACGCTCGGCTACGAGCTGACGACGCGGAAGGAAGGGACCGATTCGCAGCAATGGCGGGCCGGCGTCGGCCTCAAGCTGAAACGCTGA
- a CDS encoding SPFH domain-containing protein, whose protein sequence is MLFGGFDIVVIVLVIFVILVLFAGIKTVPQGYRYTIERFGRYTRTLEPGLNLITPFIERVGAKLNVMEQVLNVPTQEVITKDNASVSADAVSFYQVLNAAQAAYQVSNLENAILNLTMTNIRSVMGSMDLDELLSNRDAINDRLLRVVDEAVHPWGIKVTRVEIKDIQPPRDLVDAMARQMKAEREKRAQVLEAEGSRNAQILRAEGAKQSAILQAEGQREAAFRNAEARERLAEAEAKATKMVSEAIAAGDIQAINYFVAQKYTEALTSIGSAPNSKIVMMPMEASSILSSLGGIGAIAREVFGDAGNNQAAPPPLPPRPRPAPVRSTPPINPPNPNPFNPDPER, encoded by the coding sequence ATGCTGTTCGGCGGCTTCGACATCGTCGTGATCGTGCTTGTCATCTTCGTCATCCTGGTGCTCTTTGCCGGGATCAAGACAGTGCCGCAGGGCTACCGCTATACGATCGAGCGCTTCGGGCGTTACACCCGCACGCTGGAGCCAGGCCTCAACCTGATCACCCCCTTCATCGAACGCGTCGGCGCCAAGTTGAACGTCATGGAGCAGGTGCTGAACGTGCCGACCCAGGAGGTGATCACCAAGGACAATGCCTCGGTTTCGGCTGATGCCGTCTCCTTCTATCAGGTGCTGAACGCCGCCCAGGCTGCCTATCAGGTCTCCAACCTCGAAAACGCCATCCTCAATCTCACCATGACCAACATCCGCTCAGTCATGGGCTCGATGGATCTCGACGAACTGCTCTCCAACCGTGATGCAATCAACGACCGGCTACTGCGCGTCGTCGACGAGGCCGTGCATCCCTGGGGCATCAAGGTCACCCGCGTCGAGATCAAGGACATCCAGCCGCCGCGCGACCTCGTCGATGCGATGGCCCGCCAGATGAAGGCCGAGCGCGAGAAGCGCGCCCAGGTGCTGGAGGCTGAAGGCTCGCGCAACGCGCAGATCTTGAGAGCCGAAGGCGCCAAGCAATCCGCCATCCTGCAGGCCGAAGGCCAGCGCGAAGCCGCCTTCCGCAACGCCGAAGCCCGCGAACGCTTGGCCGAGGCCGAAGCCAAGGCAACGAAGATGGTTTCCGAGGCGATCGCCGCCGGCGACATCCAGGCGATCAACTATTTCGTCGCCCAGAAATACACCGAGGCGCTGACCTCGATCGGTTCGGCGCCGAATTCGAAGATCGTGATGATGCCGATGGAAGCCTCTTCCATCCTGAGTTCGCTCGGCGGCATCGGCGCCATTGCCCGCGAAGTCTTCGGCGATGCTGGCAACAACCAGGCAGCGCCGCCGCCCCTGCCGCCGCGTCCGCGCCCCGCACCCGTCCGTTCGACGCCGCCGATCAATCCGCCGAACCCCAACCCTTTCAACCCCGATCCGGAGCGATAG
- a CDS encoding homospermidine synthase: MTEQNYPVYAEITGPIVMIGFGSIGRGTLPLIERHFKFDKSRMVVIDPREEPSDMEILKKHGVRHIKEYVTKDNYKELLKPLLTEGEGQGFCVNLSVDTSSLDIIKLCRKHDVLYIDTVVEPWLGFYFDKGMSNADRTNYALRETMRKEKAKNPGGATAVSTCGANPGMVSWFVKQALVNLANDTGLKFDEPDQHDREGWAKLMKKLGVKGVHIAERDTQRTKHPKPLNVFWNTWSVEGFISEGLQPAELGWGTHEEWMPKNAKKHKKGNKAAIYLEQPGANTRVRTWCPTPGPQYGFLVTHNESISIADYFTVRDKDGEVTFRPTCHYAYHPANDAVLSLHEMFGNGGTSQPVHHVLDEDELEDGIDELGVLLYGHEKNAYWYGSRLSLEETRRIAPYQNATGLQVTSAVLAGMVWALENPTAGIVEADEIDYKRCLEVQMPYLGPVEGHYTDWTPLDGRPGLFPEDIDTKDPWQFRNILVR; the protein is encoded by the coding sequence ATGACGGAACAAAACTATCCGGTATATGCCGAAATCACCGGCCCGATCGTGATGATCGGCTTTGGCTCCATCGGCCGCGGCACCCTGCCCCTGATCGAGCGCCATTTCAAATTCGACAAGAGCCGGATGGTCGTCATCGACCCGCGCGAAGAGCCCTCCGACATGGAGATCCTGAAGAAGCACGGCGTTCGCCACATCAAGGAATATGTCACCAAGGACAATTACAAGGAGCTGCTGAAGCCGCTGCTGACCGAAGGCGAAGGCCAGGGTTTCTGCGTCAACCTCTCGGTCGACACCTCCTCGCTCGATATTATCAAGCTCTGCCGCAAGCATGACGTGCTCTACATCGACACCGTCGTCGAACCCTGGCTCGGCTTCTATTTCGACAAGGGCATGAGCAATGCCGATCGCACCAACTATGCGCTGCGCGAAACCATGCGCAAGGAAAAGGCGAAGAACCCGGGCGGCGCCACCGCCGTCTCCACCTGCGGCGCCAATCCGGGCATGGTCTCCTGGTTCGTCAAGCAGGCGCTTGTCAACCTCGCAAACGACACCGGCCTGAAGTTCGACGAGCCGGACCAGCACGATCGCGAAGGCTGGGCAAAGCTGATGAAGAAGCTCGGCGTCAAGGGCGTCCACATTGCCGAGCGCGACACCCAGCGCACCAAGCATCCGAAACCGCTGAACGTCTTCTGGAACACCTGGTCCGTCGAAGGCTTCATCTCCGAAGGCCTGCAGCCGGCCGAACTCGGCTGGGGCACGCATGAAGAGTGGATGCCGAAAAACGCCAAGAAGCACAAGAAGGGCAACAAGGCGGCGATCTACCTGGAGCAGCCGGGCGCCAACACCCGCGTGCGGACCTGGTGCCCGACGCCCGGCCCGCAATATGGTTTCCTCGTCACCCACAACGAGTCGATCTCGATTGCCGATTACTTCACGGTTCGCGACAAGGACGGCGAAGTGACCTTCCGCCCGACCTGCCACTATGCCTACCATCCGGCCAATGACGCCGTGCTCTCGCTGCACGAGATGTTCGGCAATGGCGGTACGTCGCAGCCGGTCCATCACGTTCTCGACGAGGACGAGTTGGAGGACGGCATCGACGAACTCGGCGTCCTGCTCTACGGCCATGAGAAGAACGCTTACTGGTATGGCTCGCGCCTGTCGCTGGAAGAAACCCGCCGCATCGCCCCCTACCAGAACGCCACCGGCCTGCAGGTCACATCAGCCGTTCTTGCCGGCATGGTCTGGGCGCTTGAGAACCCGACTGCCGGCATCGTCGAAGCCGACGAAATCGACTACAAGCGCTGCCTCGAAGTGCAGATGCCCTATCTCGGCCCGGTCGAAGGCCACTACACCGACTGGACCCCGCTTGACGGCCGTCCAGGCCTCTTCCCGGAGGATATCGACACCAAGGATCCCTGGCAGTTCAGGAACATCCTGGTTCGCTAA
- a CDS encoding lytic murein transglycosylase, which produces MTQNHKNSLRGLALALIVAAQVGLVPDNARADSRFQKWIADFYQTAAQSGISKATYQKAFSGVSEPDPTVLEKAAYQPEFTSKIWDYVDSRVNPYTVKIGRQMAIKHARTLDAIERRFGVDKTILLAIWSMESNYGAILDKDDRLHYVPRALATLAYADPSRAKFAKKQLVAALKILQNGDVPAREMTGSWAGAMGHTQFIPTSYLLYAVDADGNGHRDIWNSVPDALATSANLLMKNGWDTGKTWGYEVVVPATAAKLVGKTHTLAQWAALGLTRPNGKAFRESASKAVLKMPAGPSGPGFLMTANFFTIKNYNASDSYALAVGLLADQIAGYGGMQQRWPRPDGALDITEKFELQTRLKTLGYYDGEVDGNFGSGSKAAISAVQSRIGMQPDGEPSLPLLNALRR; this is translated from the coding sequence ATGACCCAGAATCACAAAAACTCCCTTCGTGGTCTTGCTCTCGCCCTCATTGTCGCCGCCCAGGTGGGGCTGGTCCCCGACAACGCTAGAGCTGATTCCCGGTTCCAGAAATGGATCGCGGATTTTTACCAAACAGCCGCTCAGAGTGGCATCAGTAAGGCAACCTATCAAAAGGCCTTTTCCGGGGTGAGCGAGCCTGATCCGACCGTACTCGAAAAGGCCGCCTACCAGCCGGAATTCACCTCGAAGATCTGGGACTATGTCGATTCCCGCGTCAATCCCTATACGGTCAAGATCGGCCGCCAGATGGCCATCAAACACGCAAGAACGCTCGATGCGATCGAGCGGCGATTCGGCGTCGACAAGACCATTCTGCTCGCCATCTGGTCGATGGAATCGAATTATGGCGCAATCCTCGACAAGGACGACCGGCTGCACTACGTGCCGCGCGCGCTGGCAACGCTGGCCTATGCCGATCCGAGCCGCGCCAAATTCGCCAAGAAGCAGCTGGTCGCCGCGTTGAAGATCCTGCAGAACGGCGACGTGCCGGCCCGCGAAATGACCGGCTCCTGGGCCGGCGCCATGGGCCACACCCAGTTCATCCCGACAAGCTATCTGCTTTATGCTGTCGATGCCGACGGCAACGGCCATCGCGACATCTGGAACTCGGTGCCCGATGCGCTGGCGACCTCGGCCAATCTGCTGATGAAGAACGGCTGGGACACCGGCAAGACCTGGGGCTACGAGGTCGTCGTTCCCGCCACAGCCGCCAAGCTGGTCGGCAAGACGCACACCCTGGCCCAATGGGCGGCACTCGGCCTGACACGCCCGAATGGCAAGGCCTTCCGCGAAAGCGCCAGCAAAGCCGTGCTGAAGATGCCGGCTGGACCCAGCGGCCCGGGCTTCCTGATGACCGCCAACTTCTTCACCATCAAGAACTACAATGCCTCGGACAGCTATGCGCTTGCCGTCGGCCTGCTCGCCGACCAGATCGCCGGCTACGGCGGCATGCAGCAGCGCTGGCCGCGCCCGGACGGCGCGCTTGATATCACCGAGAAATTCGAGCTGCAGACCCGTTTGAAGACGCTCGGCTATTACGATGGCGAGGTCGACGGCAATTTCGGCTCGGGTTCGAAGGCGGCGATATCGGCCGTGCAGTCGCGCATCGGCATGCAGCCGGACGGCGAGCCGTCGCTGCCGCTGCTGAACGCACTTCGTCGCTAG
- the hemH gene encoding ferrochelatase translates to MTADISLRPADHPAVKSGKIGVLLVNLGTPDGTDYTSMRRYLREFLTDRRVIEWSPWKWYPILFGIVLNTRPQKVGKAYELIWNKEKNESYLRTYTRNQSELMAERLKDIDNVKVDWAMRYGTPSIAARIETLKQEGCDRIVLFPLYPQYAAATTATVNDKAFQKLLSMRWQPALRTVPDYHDDEAYIEALAKSVERHLSTLDWKPEMLLASFHGIPMSYFKQGDPYYCQCQKTGRLLRERLGLSKDNFMVTFQSRFGPEEWLQPYTDKTVEKLAKDGVKRIAVINPGFVSDCLETLEEIAEQAAHSFHENGGEKFAHIPCLNDGEDGMKVLETVVRRELQGWV, encoded by the coding sequence ATGACAGCAGATATTTCACTCCGCCCGGCGGACCATCCGGCCGTCAAGTCAGGCAAGATCGGTGTCCTGCTGGTCAATCTCGGCACGCCCGACGGCACCGATTACACGTCGATGCGCCGCTATCTCCGGGAATTCCTGACCGATCGACGCGTCATCGAATGGTCGCCGTGGAAATGGTATCCGATCCTGTTCGGCATTGTGCTCAACACCCGCCCGCAGAAGGTCGGCAAGGCCTATGAGCTGATCTGGAACAAGGAGAAGAACGAAAGTTATCTCCGCACCTACACCCGCAACCAGTCGGAACTGATGGCCGAGCGCCTGAAGGATATTGACAACGTCAAGGTCGACTGGGCGATGCGCTATGGCACGCCGTCGATCGCCGCGCGCATTGAGACACTGAAGCAAGAGGGCTGCGACCGTATCGTGCTCTTCCCGCTCTATCCGCAATATGCGGCGGCGACCACCGCCACCGTCAACGACAAGGCGTTCCAGAAGCTGCTCTCGATGCGCTGGCAGCCGGCGCTGCGCACCGTGCCTGACTATCATGACGATGAGGCCTATATCGAAGCGCTGGCCAAGTCGGTGGAACGGCATCTGTCGACGCTCGACTGGAAGCCGGAGATGCTGCTTGCTTCCTTCCACGGCATTCCGATGTCCTATTTCAAGCAGGGCGACCCCTACTACTGTCAATGCCAGAAGACCGGCCGGCTGCTGCGCGAACGGCTCGGGCTCAGCAAGGATAACTTCATGGTCACCTTCCAGTCGCGCTTCGGGCCGGAGGAATGGCTGCAGCCCTATACCGACAAGACGGTGGAGAAGCTCGCCAAGGACGGCGTCAAGCGCATCGCCGTCATCAATCCCGGTTTCGTCTCCGACTGTCTGGAGACGCTGGAGGAGATCGCCGAACAGGCTGCCCATTCCTTCCATGAGAACGGCGGCGAGAAGTTCGCGCATATTCCCTGCCTCAACGACGGCGAGGACGGCATGAAAGTGCTGGAAACGGTCGTTCGCCGCGAATTGCAGGGCTGGGTCTGA
- a CDS encoding SIS domain-containing protein, translating to MNRRAINLVENSVLESAKRTIETERRGLEALEQAFDNGLAGPFTRAVEVVGDISGRVIVTGVGKSGHIGAKLAATFASTGTPAFFVHAAEANHGDLGMIAQDDVVLAISKGGESAELKSIISYTRRFSIPLIAITCSERSSLATAADIILLVPNEQEACPNGLAPTTSTLMQLAIGDALAVALLEARGFTATDFYVFHPGGKLGASLMHVADVMHTGERLPLVAKGTPMPEAITVLSRKHFGCVAVLDEDGRLCGIVTEGDMARNLTRNLAELAVDDIMTKTPKTVKPTVLATAALALLNQHHIGALIVVDEERRPVGLVHFHDLLRIGVA from the coding sequence ATGAACAGAAGAGCGATCAACCTCGTCGAAAACAGCGTGCTTGAATCGGCAAAACGCACGATAGAGACCGAAAGACGCGGTCTTGAAGCGCTCGAACAGGCTTTTGACAATGGATTGGCCGGTCCTTTCACGCGGGCCGTCGAAGTCGTCGGCGACATCTCCGGACGGGTTATCGTCACCGGCGTCGGCAAGAGCGGGCATATCGGCGCCAAGCTCGCAGCGACATTCGCTTCAACAGGAACTCCCGCCTTTTTCGTGCATGCGGCTGAAGCCAATCACGGTGATCTCGGCATGATCGCGCAGGACGACGTCGTCCTGGCGATTTCCAAGGGCGGCGAGAGCGCCGAGCTCAAGAGCATCATCTCCTATACCAGGCGCTTCTCCATTCCGCTGATCGCGATCACCTGCAGCGAACGTTCTTCGCTTGCGACCGCCGCCGATATCATCCTGCTCGTGCCGAACGAGCAGGAGGCCTGTCCCAACGGCTTGGCGCCGACGACATCGACGCTGATGCAGCTTGCGATCGGCGACGCGCTGGCGGTGGCGCTGCTCGAAGCACGCGGCTTTACCGCCACGGATTTCTACGTCTTCCATCCCGGCGGCAAACTCGGCGCCAGCCTGATGCATGTCGCCGATGTCATGCATACCGGCGAGCGGCTGCCGCTCGTCGCCAAGGGCACGCCGATGCCGGAGGCGATCACGGTGCTGTCGCGCAAGCATTTCGGCTGCGTCGCCGTGCTGGATGAAGATGGGCGGCTCTGCGGCATCGTCACCGAGGGCGACATGGCGCGCAACCTGACACGCAATCTGGCCGAGCTTGCCGTCGACGATATCATGACGAAGACGCCGAAGACGGTGAAGCCGACGGTGCTGGCGACGGCGGCGCTGGCGCTGCTCAACCAGCATCATATCGGCGCGCTGATCGTCGTCGACGAAGAGCGCCGGCCGGTCGGGCTGGTGCATTTCCACGACCTGCTGCGGATCGGCGTCGCCTGA
- the galU gene encoding UTP--glucose-1-phosphate uridylyltransferase GalU — MAQHNKVRKAVFPVAGLGTRFLPATKAVPKEMLTVVDKPIIQYVVDEAIEAGIEHLVFVTGRNKHVIEDYFDIHFELEQTLRERAKKAEITLLAQQLPKAGTVSFTRQQEPLGLGHAVWCAREIVGDEPFALLLPDMIMKGDKGCMKGMIDLYAHSGGNIIAVEECAPDQAHKYGIVGVGEAIGEGFRITGMVEKPAKGTAPSNFFINGRYILQPEIFKILETQERGAGNEIQLTDGMLKLLKEQDFAGYHFRGTTYDCGAKDGFILANVAFALERADIRPTVEDGFKELLAGLR; from the coding sequence GTGGCTCAACACAACAAAGTTCGTAAAGCAGTATTTCCGGTGGCCGGATTGGGGACGCGATTCCTGCCGGCGACAAAGGCTGTTCCGAAGGAAATGTTGACCGTCGTCGACAAGCCAATCATTCAGTATGTCGTCGATGAGGCGATCGAAGCCGGGATCGAACATCTGGTTTTCGTTACCGGGCGCAACAAGCACGTCATCGAAGATTATTTCGACATCCATTTTGAGCTGGAACAGACGCTGCGCGAGCGCGCCAAGAAGGCGGAGATAACCCTTCTCGCCCAGCAACTGCCGAAGGCAGGCACGGTGAGCTTCACCCGCCAGCAGGAGCCGCTCGGCCTCGGCCACGCCGTCTGGTGCGCCCGCGAGATCGTCGGTGACGAGCCCTTCGCGCTGCTGCTGCCCGATATGATCATGAAGGGCGACAAGGGCTGCATGAAGGGCATGATCGACCTTTATGCCCACAGCGGCGGCAACATCATCGCCGTGGAGGAATGCGCGCCCGACCAGGCGCATAAATACGGCATCGTCGGCGTCGGCGAGGCGATCGGTGAAGGCTTCCGCATCACCGGCATGGTGGAAAAGCCTGCCAAGGGGACGGCGCCGTCCAACTTCTTCATCAACGGTCGCTACATCCTGCAGCCGGAGATCTTCAAGATCCTCGAAACCCAGGAGCGCGGTGCCGGCAACGAGATCCAGCTCACCGACGGCATGCTGAAGCTGCTGAAGGAACAGGATTTCGCCGGTTACCACTTCCGGGGCACGACCTACGACTGTGGCGCCAAGGACGGCTTCATCCTGGCAAACGTCGCCTTCGCCCTCGAACGTGCCGATATCCGTCCAACCGTCGAAGACGGCTTCAAGGAATTGCTGGCCGGTCTGAGGTAA
- a CDS encoding bifunctional UDP-sugar hydrolase/5'-nucleotidase, with translation MTKSFSFGLLTASMLALSAGAAFADYELNILHINDFHSRIESINKFDSTCSAEEEGKKECFGGAARLKTAIDQRRQALSGKNVLLLNAGDNFQGSLFYTTYKGAAEAEFLNLMKFDAMTVGNHEFDDSEDGLATFLDKVQFPVVTANVKATAASKLGDRIKPSLVLDVGGQKIGIVGAVTNDTPELSSPGPNVTIADDVQSITSAIQDLKGQGVNKIIALTHVGYPRDLALIAKIPDVDVVVGGHSHSLLSNTDPKAEGPYPTMVDNPGGYKVPVVQAASYSKYLGDFVVNFDDNGVVKDAKGDPILIDSTFTPDPAVVARIAELAKPIEELRKKVIGSSDSPIEGDRKVCRVKECSMGNLVADAMLDRTKNQGVTIAVQNGGGLRASIDGGEVTQGEVITVLPFQNTLATFELTGADVVKALENGVSQIDQGAGRFPQVAGLKFSFDQSKPVGSRVSEVQVKDGANFAPIDPAKTYKVATNNFMRAGGDGYSIFKEGLNAYDFGPDLADVTAEYLAAHSPYKPYTDGRVTEMGATVAQAPAAEPAAPAPTTEPAPAPAAPAAPAPAPAPAAPAPAAPAPAAEPAPAASAPAATTPSTHVIAAGDTFWDLAVTFYGDGTLWRKLSDANGKPNPHHLTVGKEIEVPAK, from the coding sequence ATGACGAAGTCTTTCAGCTTCGGTCTTTTGACCGCGTCCATGCTGGCGCTGAGCGCGGGCGCCGCCTTTGCCGATTACGAACTCAATATTCTTCATATCAACGATTTCCATTCGCGCATCGAATCGATCAACAAGTTCGACTCCACCTGCTCGGCCGAGGAGGAAGGCAAGAAGGAATGCTTCGGCGGCGCTGCCCGCCTGAAGACCGCGATCGACCAGCGCCGTCAGGCGCTATCCGGCAAGAACGTTCTCCTGCTGAATGCCGGCGACAATTTCCAGGGCTCGCTGTTCTACACGACCTATAAGGGCGCCGCCGAAGCCGAATTCCTGAACCTGATGAAGTTCGACGCCATGACCGTTGGCAACCACGAATTCGACGACAGTGAAGACGGGCTTGCGACTTTCCTCGACAAGGTGCAATTCCCCGTCGTGACGGCGAACGTCAAGGCGACGGCCGCCTCCAAGCTCGGCGACCGCATCAAACCCTCGCTGGTGCTCGATGTCGGCGGCCAGAAGATCGGCATCGTCGGCGCCGTCACCAATGATACCCCCGAGCTGTCCTCCCCCGGTCCGAACGTCACCATCGCCGATGACGTCCAGAGCATCACGTCAGCCATCCAGGATCTGAAGGGCCAGGGCGTCAACAAGATCATCGCGCTCACCCACGTCGGTTATCCCCGCGATCTCGCTTTGATCGCCAAGATACCGGATGTCGATGTCGTCGTCGGCGGCCACTCCCATAGCCTGCTCTCCAATACCGACCCGAAGGCTGAAGGCCCCTACCCGACGATGGTCGATAATCCCGGCGGCTACAAGGTGCCGGTCGTTCAGGCCGCCTCCTACAGCAAGTATCTCGGCGATTTCGTCGTCAATTTCGACGACAACGGCGTCGTCAAGGATGCCAAGGGCGATCCGATCCTGATCGATTCCACCTTTACGCCCGATCCGGCCGTCGTTGCCCGCATCGCCGAACTGGCCAAACCGATCGAGGAATTGCGCAAGAAGGTGATTGGCTCCTCCGACAGCCCGATCGAAGGCGACCGCAAGGTCTGCCGCGTCAAGGAATGCTCGATGGGCAATCTGGTGGCCGACGCCATGCTCGACCGCACTAAGAACCAGGGCGTTACCATCGCCGTCCAGAATGGCGGCGGCCTGCGCGCTTCGATCGACGGCGGCGAGGTCACCCAGGGCGAGGTCATTACCGTCCTGCCGTTCCAGAACACGCTCGCGACGTTCGAGTTGACCGGCGCCGATGTCGTCAAGGCGCTCGAAAACGGCGTCAGCCAGATAGACCAGGGCGCCGGCCGCTTCCCGCAGGTCGCCGGCCTGAAATTCTCCTTCGACCAGTCGAAGCCCGTCGGCAGCCGCGTCAGCGAGGTACAGGTCAAGGACGGCGCCAATTTCGCGCCGATCGATCCGGCCAAGACCTACAAGGTCGCCACCAACAACTTCATGCGGGCCGGCGGCGACGGCTATTCGATCTTTAAAGAGGGCCTGAACGCCTATGACTTCGGCCCGGATCTTGCCGATGTGACCGCGGAATATCTGGCCGCCCATTCACCCTATAAGCCCTATACCGATGGCCGCGTCACAGAAATGGGCGCGACTGTAGCACAGGCGCCCGCTGCCGAACCCGCAGCACCTGCGCCGACAACCGAGCCCGCTCCTGCCCCCGCGGCACCCGCTGCACCAGCACCGGCTCCCGCACCCGCTGCACCGGCACCAGCAGCTCCCGCACCCGCTGCGGAACCGGCACCGGCAGCCTCCGCCCCTGCCGCGACAACACCGTCCACCCATGTCATCGCCGCCGGCGACACCTTCTGGGATCTCGCCGTGACCTTCTACGGCGACGGCACGCTGTGGCGAAAGCTTTCGGATGCCAACGGCAAGCCGAACCCGCATCACCTGACGGTCGGCAAGGAGATCGAGGTCCCCGCCAAGTAA